The Phaenicophaeus curvirostris isolate KB17595 chromosome 27, BPBGC_Pcur_1.0, whole genome shotgun sequence genome has a segment encoding these proteins:
- the EGR3 gene encoding early growth response protein 3 isoform X2, protein MDIGLANEKAGQELSSYSGTFQPAPGNKTVTYLGKFAFDSPSNWCQDNIISLMSAGILGVPPSSGALTGTQSSAGSMGPPQGEVDQMYPALPPYSSCSDLYPEPVSFHDPQSNPGLTYSPQDYQAAKPALDSNLFPMIPDYNLYHHPNDMGAITEHKPFQSLDPIRVNPPPITPLETIKAFKDKQIHPGFGGLPQPPLTLKPIRPRKYPNRPSKTPLHERPHACPAEGCDRRFSRSDELTRHLRIHTGHKPFQCRICMRSFSRSDHLTTHIRTHTGEKPFACEFCGRKFARSDERKRHAKIHLKQKEKKAEKGSAGQPPAAPPNAAVAATASPPVALAPAVTTCA, encoded by the coding sequence ATGGACATTGGCTTAGCGAACGAAAAGGCCGGTCAGGAATTGTCCTCGTACTCGGGGACTTTTCAACCCGCCCCGGGGAACAAGACTGTCACCTACCTTGGGAAATTCGCTTTCGACTCGCCCTCCAACTGGTGCCAGGACAACATCATCAGCTTGATGAGCGCGGGCATCCTGGGGGTGCCGCCGTCCTCGGGGGCGCTCACCGGCACGCAGAGCTCGGCGGGCAGCATGGGGCCCCCGCAGGGCGAGGTGGACCAGATGTACCCCGCGCTGCCGCCCTACTCCTCCTGCAGTGACCTCTACCCGGAGCCCGTCTCCTTCCACGACCCCCAGAGCAACCCCGGCCTCACCTACTCGCCCCAGGATTACCAGGCGGCCAAACCCGCTTTGGACAGCAACCTCTTCCCCATGATCCCAGACTATAACCTCTACCACCACCCCAACGACATGGGCGCCATCACGGAGCAcaaacccttccagagcttGGACCCCATCCGCGTCAACCCGCCCCCCATCACCCCGCTGGAGACCATCAAGGCCTTCAAGGACAAGCAGATCCACCCCGGTTTCGGGGGGCTGCCGCAGCCGCCGCTCACCCTCAAGCCCATCCGACCCCGCAAGTACCCCAACCGGCCCAGCAAGACGCCTCTCCACGAGCGACCCCACGCTTGCCCCGCCGAGGGCTGCGACCGCCGCTTCTCGCGCTCCGACGAGCTCACCCGCCACCTCCGCATCCACACGGGCCACAAGCCCTTCCAGTGCCGCATCTGCATGCGGAGCTTCAGCCGCAGCGACCACCTCACCACCCACATCCGCACCCACACCGGCGAGAAGCCCTTCGCCTGCGAGTTCTGCGGCCGCAAGTTCGCCCGCTCCGACGAGCGCAAGCGGCACGCCAAGATCCACCTcaagcagaaggagaagaaggctGAGAAGGGCTCGGCCGGGCAGCCCCCTGCCGCGCCCCCCAACGCCGCCGTCGCCGCCACCGCCTCGCCCCCCGTCGCCCTCGCCCCGGCCGTCACCACGTGCGCTTGA
- the EGR3 gene encoding early growth response protein 3 isoform X1, translating to MTGKLLEKLPGTMNTLMNQLPDNLYPEEIPNSLNLFSSGGSDSVPHYNQMAADNVMDIGLANEKAGQELSSYSGTFQPAPGNKTVTYLGKFAFDSPSNWCQDNIISLMSAGILGVPPSSGALTGTQSSAGSMGPPQGEVDQMYPALPPYSSCSDLYPEPVSFHDPQSNPGLTYSPQDYQAAKPALDSNLFPMIPDYNLYHHPNDMGAITEHKPFQSLDPIRVNPPPITPLETIKAFKDKQIHPGFGGLPQPPLTLKPIRPRKYPNRPSKTPLHERPHACPAEGCDRRFSRSDELTRHLRIHTGHKPFQCRICMRSFSRSDHLTTHIRTHTGEKPFACEFCGRKFARSDERKRHAKIHLKQKEKKAEKGSAGQPPAAPPNAAVAATASPPVALAPAVTTCA from the exons ATGACAGGCAAACTCCTGGAGAAGCTGCCGGGGACCATGAACACTTTGATGAACCAATTGCCTGACAACCTGTACCCAGAGGAGATCCCCAACTCCTTGAACCTTTTCTCCAGCGGCGGCAGCGACTCGGTGCCTCACTACAACCAGATGGCTGCAG ATAATGTTATGGACATTGGCTTAGCGAACGAAAAGGCCGGTCAGGAATTGTCCTCGTACTCGGGGACTTTTCAACCCGCCCCGGGGAACAAGACTGTCACCTACCTTGGGAAATTCGCTTTCGACTCGCCCTCCAACTGGTGCCAGGACAACATCATCAGCTTGATGAGCGCGGGCATCCTGGGGGTGCCGCCGTCCTCGGGGGCGCTCACCGGCACGCAGAGCTCGGCGGGCAGCATGGGGCCCCCGCAGGGCGAGGTGGACCAGATGTACCCCGCGCTGCCGCCCTACTCCTCCTGCAGTGACCTCTACCCGGAGCCCGTCTCCTTCCACGACCCCCAGAGCAACCCCGGCCTCACCTACTCGCCCCAGGATTACCAGGCGGCCAAACCCGCTTTGGACAGCAACCTCTTCCCCATGATCCCAGACTATAACCTCTACCACCACCCCAACGACATGGGCGCCATCACGGAGCAcaaacccttccagagcttGGACCCCATCCGCGTCAACCCGCCCCCCATCACCCCGCTGGAGACCATCAAGGCCTTCAAGGACAAGCAGATCCACCCCGGTTTCGGGGGGCTGCCGCAGCCGCCGCTCACCCTCAAGCCCATCCGACCCCGCAAGTACCCCAACCGGCCCAGCAAGACGCCTCTCCACGAGCGACCCCACGCTTGCCCCGCCGAGGGCTGCGACCGCCGCTTCTCGCGCTCCGACGAGCTCACCCGCCACCTCCGCATCCACACGGGCCACAAGCCCTTCCAGTGCCGCATCTGCATGCGGAGCTTCAGCCGCAGCGACCACCTCACCACCCACATCCGCACCCACACCGGCGAGAAGCCCTTCGCCTGCGAGTTCTGCGGCCGCAAGTTCGCCCGCTCCGACGAGCGCAAGCGGCACGCCAAGATCCACCTcaagcagaaggagaagaaggctGAGAAGGGCTCGGCCGGGCAGCCCCCTGCCGCGCCCCCCAACGCCGCCGTCGCCGCCACCGCCTCGCCCCCCGTCGCCCTCGCCCCGGCCGTCACCACGTGCGCTTGA